The Arachis hypogaea cultivar Tifrunner chromosome 19, arahy.Tifrunner.gnm2.J5K5, whole genome shotgun sequence genome has a window encoding:
- the LOC112777233 gene encoding protein MAIN-LIKE 1-like, with translation MPLDLEDNGLMQYARCYILYLLRGVLLPNKANNMVHVRYLPLLADYDAICTYSWGSAILCWLYRAMCLATDYNVEVMAGCHTLLMSWIYYRLPFWGPNVTTPYSFPLATRWAGKKGQNDYAEQRLVRHRLRLDNLQVDEFVW, from the exons ATGCCGCTTGATTTAGAAGATAATGGCCTCATGCAGTATGCACGGTGTTACATACTTTACTTGTTGAGAGGCGTGCTTCTTCCAAACAAGGCCAACAACATGGTGCATGTTCGATATCTGCCGTTATTGGCTGACTATGATGCCATCTGCACCTACAGTTGGGGCAGCGCCATCCTCTGTTGGTTATATCGTGCTATGTGCTTAGCAACAGATTACAATGTTGAGGTTATGGCCGGTTGTCATACGTTGCTCATGTCGTGGATATACTACAGATTACCTTTCTGGGGACCGAATGTCACGACACCGTATAGTTTTCCTTTAGCCACTAG GTGGGCAGGGAAAAAAGGACAAAATGACTATGCTGAGCAGCGCTTAGTGAGGCACCGTCTGAGGTTGGACAATTTGCAGGTGGATGAG TTTGTTTGGTAA
- the LOC112777232 gene encoding zinc finger CCCH domain-containing protein 15-like, which yields MHNKEACSPSSNGGFGANTATGCTQIQSNGGALASFYSALLNDNPSLSANSSSSLYPYSESGTQINSYDSCVIQKHQDMVNRHSMCLNRLVETSKEVESLRQENAHLRAVNKELQKQLNFVIQASLENQFGGGSSCQGQTTPFDVVHGFRGFQIGEGKENCGDWNSNNTNNNSNNNKEQEVSDESPTSVIENNGVEVERFSLPKSISVRSNGYLKMAQSAAAATATNTTTCRTKPTTRPRVSSTPPDAVQKVYVRGGKTEEEPLEMVVYNQGMFKTELCNKWQETGTCPYGDHCQFAHGIGELRPVIRHPRYKTEVCRMVLAGVVCPYGHRCHFRHALTEQEKAISHPKSRTIKLER from the exons atgcataacaAGGAAGCTTGCTCTCCCTCCTCCAATGGCGGATTTGGCGCCAACACCGCCACAGGCTGTACTCAAATTCAGTCCAATGGCGGTGCATTGGCTTCGTTCTACTCTGCTCTCTTGAACGACAATCCGTCGCTCTCGGCGAATAGCAGCAGCTCGCTTTACCCGTACTCTGAGTCGGGAACTCAGATCAACTCGTACGACTCTTGCGTCATACAGAAGCACCAGGACATGGTGAATCGTCACAGCATGTGCCTCAATCGCCTCGTGGAGACTTCCAAGGAGGTAGAATCTCTGCGACAAGAGAACGCACATCTCCGTGCGGTGAACAAGGAGCTCCAGAAGCAGCTCAACTTCGTCATCCAGGCTTCGCTGGAGAACCAATTCGGTGGCGGCTCCTCCTGCCAGGGTCAAACGACGCCGTTCGACGTGGTGCATGGATTCCGCGGGTTTCAGATTGGGGAAGGAAAAGAGAATTGCGGTGATTGGAATAGTAACAACACCAACAATAATAGCAATAACAATAAGGAGCAGGAAGTTTCGGACGAGAGTCCAACGAGCGTGATTGAGAACAACGGCGTTGAGGTTGAGAGGTTCTCTCTCCCAAAGAGCATATCTGTGAGGTCCAATGGTTACCTGAAGATGGCTCAGTCTGCTGCTGCAGCTACTGCCACCAACACCACTACCTGTCGCACTAAGCCTACTACTCGCCCACGCGTCTCCTCCACTCCACCTGATGCCGTT CAAAAGGTATATGTGCGTGGAGGGAAGACAGAGGAAGAGCCTCTTGAGATGGTGGTTTATAACCAAGGGATGTTCAAGACTGAGCTGTGCAATAAATGGCAGGAAACAGGGACGTGCCCATATGGAGACCACTGCCAATTTGCTCATGGCATAGGGGAGCTTCGCCCAGTGATCCGCCACCCCCGCTACAAAACTGAGGTCTGCAGGATGGTCCTTGCTGGTGTTGTATGTCCATATGGCCATAGATGCCATTTCCGCCACGCACTCACTGAACAAGAGAAAGCTATATCACATCCTAAGTCCAGAACAATCAAGCTCGAAAGATAG